The following proteins are encoded in a genomic region of Liolophura sinensis isolate JHLJ2023 chromosome 7, CUHK_Ljap_v2, whole genome shotgun sequence:
- the LOC135471595 gene encoding probable splicing factor YJU2B produces the protein MAERKAVNKYYPPDWDPAKQGSVNKRVGQHPLRDRARKLSQGILIIRFELPYNIWCDGCNNPVGMGVRYNAEKKKVGNYYSTPIYKFRMKCHLCDSHFEIQTDPKNHDYVVVCGARRKEQRWDPHQNEQIVPEDKATQKKLATDAMYKLEHGSDDQQKSKLARPSLGQLQGSRGQWKDDYLLNKLARNKFRSEKKAIQAKQAGDKGLLQKSSLDITLVEETDEDIQLAGLLKYRTTESFDETQRRKRKEIESRPFFGERGTSQVGTSSIQSLPKSKITPEGKIEEQKKRLGIVISSQTPSPFSERQQKQFRQPSVTLIKSSIPKETTEQKLDLNLAKTVRSHQPGNEDISDRNQQSSALRSLISEYAESDESAEN, from the exons ATG GCTGAAAGGAAGGCCGTGAATAAGTATTACCCTCCTGACTGGGATCCAGCAAAGCAGGGCTCTGTGAATAAGAGAGTTGGCCAGCACCCGCTCAGAGATCGAGCTCGTAAACTTAGCCAAGGCATCTTGATTATCAG GTTTGAGTTGCCTTACAACATCTGGTGTGATGGTTGTAACAACCCAGTTGGGATGGGCGTAAGATACAATGCTGAGAAGAAAAAAGTGGGCAATTATTACAGCACACCCATTTACAAGTTCCGCATGAAATGTCATCTGTGTGATAGCCATTTCGAAATACAGACGGACCCAAAG AACCATGACTATGTTGTTGTGTGTGGAGCCAGACGAAAAGAGCAGCGATGGGACCCTCATCAAAATGAGCAGATTGTTCCAGAGG ACAAGGCTACCCAGAAAAAATTGGCCACTGATGCCATGTACAAACTGGAGCATGGATCTGATGATCAGCAGAAGAGCAAATTAGCTCGCCCGAGCCTCGGACAGCTGCAGGGAAGCAGGGGACAGTGGAAGGATGACTATCTGCTCAACAAACTTGCTAGGAACAAGTTTAGG TCAGAAAAGAAGGCTATTCAAGCAAAACAAGCCGGTGATAAAGGTTTGCTTCAGAAGTCATCACTGGATATAACTCTGGTAGAGGAGACAGACGAGGATATCCAGCTAGCTGGATTACTCAAGTACAGGACAACAGAGT CTTTTGATGAAACACAGAGacggaaaagaaaagaaatagagAGCAGGCCATTCTTTGGTGAACGTGGTACATCACAAGTTGGCACTTCGTCCATCCAGTCTCTGCCAAAGAGCAAAATAACACCAGAGGGTAAAATTGAAGAGCAGAAAAAAAGACTAGGAATTGTGATCAGCAGTCAGACACCAAGCCCATTCagtgaaagacaacaaaagCAATTTCGTCAACCCTCTGTAACTTTGATTAAATCTTCCATTCCAAAAGAAACCACTGAACagaaactggatttgaacctggcCAAAACTGTCAGGTCACATCAGCCTGGTAATGAGGACATATCTGATAGGAACCAACAGAGCAGTGCATTACGTTCTCTTATATCTGAATATGCTGAAAGTGATGAAAGTGCTGAAAACTAA
- the LOC135469869 gene encoding uncharacterized protein LOC135469869 has product MASSKPKLSFLENFCLSGAAAIISKTAAAPIERVKLLVQNQDEMIKAGRLSEPYKGVIDCTVRTFKTEGVLPFWRGNLANCIRYFPTQALNFAFKDQIKKAFKQKKSDPYLVNFGKNIASGGTAGALSLCFVYSLDYARTRLANDAKAAGKGAGERQFNGLIDVYKKTLKSDGFVGLYRGFVISCVGIVVYRGCYFGFYDTLKPLLLGEDAGVLLSFSLGYVVTITSGLISYPIDTIRRRMMMTSGQAVKYKGSMDCAVQIVKNEGFMSLMKGAGANILRGVAGAGVLAGFDKFQEWYISFRVKSA; this is encoded by the coding sequence ATGGCCTCAAGCAAACCCAAACTATCTTTTTTGGAGAACTTCTGTCTCAGTGGTGCCGCTGCCATTATTTCAAAGACCGCTGCTGCCCCAATTGAGCGTGTGAAACTCCTCGTCCAAAACCAAGATGAGATGATAAAAGCCGGCCGTCTATCTGAGCCTTACAAGGGAGTTATTGACTGCACTGTCCGTACCTTTAAAACAGAGGGTGTCCTGCCATTCTGGAGAGGAAACTTGGCCAACTGTATCCGGTACTTCCCTACACAGGCTTTAAACTTTGCCTTCAAGGATCAGATTAAGAAGGCTTTCAAACAGAAAAAGAGTGATCCTTACCTTGTCAATTTCGGCAAAAATATTGCATCTGGTGGTACTGCTGGAGCTCTGTCTCTCTGTTTTGTCTACTCGTTGGACTATGCCCGAACCCGTCTGGCCAATGATGCCAAGGCAGCTGGAAAGGGAGCTGGAGAACGTCAGTTCAATGGGCTCATTGATGTCTACAAGAAGACCCTTAAAAGTGATGGCTTTGTTGGTCTGTACAGAGGGTTTGTTATATCCTGTGTAGGTATTGTTGTGTACCGTGGCTGCTACTTCGGTTTCTATGATACCTTGAAGCCACTCTTGCTGGGTGAGGATGCTGGTGTCCTCCTGTCATTCTCTCTGGGTTATGTGGTGACAATCACCTCAGGCCTTATCTCCTACCCCATTGACACCATCCGAAGAAGGATGATGATGACCTCCGGCCAGGCTGTCAAATATAAGGGATCTATGGATTGTGCTGTCCAGATCGTCAAGAACGAAGGCTTTATGTCTTTGATGAAGGGAGCAGGTGCTAACATCCTCCGTGGTGTTGCTGGCGCTGGTGTCCTGGCAGGCTTTGACAAGTTCCAAGAATGGTACATCTCATTCAGAGTGAAGTCAGCATGA